The genomic segment ACTGCCCCACCGGAGCCAATACGCTGGCGGTCGGCGCCTCGTGCACAATCAGCGTCACCTTCACTCCGACTGCAACGGGCACTCGCAGCGCCATCGTCACCATCACAGATAACGACCCGAGCGGCGTACAGAATGTATCGCTGAGCGGAACGGGGACTACACCGACGCCGGGCGCGACAGTGACCCCAACCAGCCTCAGCTATGCCGGGCAGGTTGTAGGTACAACCAGCGCGGCGAAGACCGTTACGATCAAGAGCAGCGGAACGGCTCCGCTGAGCATTAGCAGCATCGGGCTGGGTGGGACGAACGCCGGTGACTTTGCTCAGACCAACAACTGTCCCAGCGGTACCAATACGCTGGCGATCGGCGCCTCCTGCACGGTAAATGTCACCTTCACGCCAACTGCTACCGGTGCTCGCAGCGCAACGCTGGTCATTACCGATAACGACCCGTCGGGCACCCAGAACGTGGCGCTGAGCGGATCAGGCGCTTCCCAATCCGCAGGGGTGACGGTCACTCCCACCACGCTCGCCTTCAGCAGCCAGATTGTGGGTACAAGCAGTGCCGCGCAGATCATCACAGTGAAGAGTAGCGGAACGGCCGCACTGAGCATAAGCAGTATTACGCTGAGTGGGACCGCTGCCGGGGACTACGCTCTTGGCAACAACTGCCCCAGCGGAACTAATACACTGGCGGCCGGCGCTACCTGCACCGTCGGCGTCACGTTTACTCCAACCGCTCGTGGCACCCGCACTGCCACCGTAACGGTGAGCACTAATGCGCAAGGTACAGCACCTACCGTCGCGCTCTCGGGCACGGGAATCGGACCAGTCGCGTCGCTCTCGACCACCGCGCTCACGTTCGCTACTCTGAGGCTGACGACAACCAGCGCCGCGAAGAGCGTCACTCTCAGCAACAAGGGCAATTCCACACTGAACATCGCCAGCATTGCTGTCACAGGCGATTTCGCGAAAACAACCACGTGCACGTCTACCCTGGCGGCGGGCACCAGTTGCACAGTGAGCATTACGTTCTCGCCCACCGCGACGGGGACCCGCACCGGGACGCTAGCGGTGACCGATGATTCGGTTAGCGGTAGCACTCAAACTGCGTCTCTGACCGGTACCGGAGCGGACTTTACAATCTCGGCTTCGCCCACAAGCGCAGCCGTAGCGGCGGGAGGCAAAGCGAGTTACACGGTTACCGTAACTGCGCTGGGAGGCAATTTCACGTGGTCCGCCGCCTTCTCGTGCTCGGGACTGCCCAAGGGTGCCAAATGTACCTTCTCGCCAACATCTGCGTCACCGGGGACGACATCGGCAAGCTCCGCCCTGACACTTTCCACCACGAGCGGATCTACAGGCACGCCCCCTGGAACGTACACCATCAACATCAAAGGAACCTCCTCGACCTTGGTGCATACGATCCCAGTCACGCTGCAGGTGAACTAGGTACGGCGTCGCGGCCGACGGGCGGAGTCGCTGACCTCTGTTTCCAGAGACGAGCACTTGCATGCGGGTGAGGACGAACTTCATCCTCACCCGCGCTCGAAGACTCACTGGCGGTCCAGCACTTATCGATGATTTCAACCGGGCGCTTGCGATAAGCCCGTTTGCGAAGAACCATTTGAGCGGCGTGCTATTCGAATGACGCGCAGACCTCTTCGGTTCCGATGCTCCGCTTTGGCGAGTCGCGTGGACTGATGGCCATTCCGAAGGATGGGCATTGCATTGACATGCAGCGTCCTGTAGTGCAAGCATCGAACTTCGATGGTAGTTCACCCTTAACTACCTCCGAAGGATTCCTACGTGAAAACTGCGGTACGAAGGACGCAAATCGCACTTGCGCTTTCCATCGTGTCTTTGCCGCTGGCGGTCAGCGCCCAGGACGCCACACCGAGCCAGCAGACAATTCATGAGCCATTAACACTGCAGGCCGCAGTGCAGCAGGCAGCGGACAGGTACCCGGCGATACGCGCAGCGGAGGCGCAAAAGGAAGCGGCGAGGAACGCCATCGGTGTCGCGCAGGCCGCTTATCTTCCGCGTGCCGACATGCTCTGGCAGCTAAACCGCGCGACCACGAACAAAGCGAATCTCACACCGCTTGGCCAGGGCATTGTGCCGATCCCGACGGAGCCTGCGCGCGCAACCACGGATCAAAGCCAGTGGAATACGCTCACCGGCGTTCTCTTTTCCTGGCAGCCCTTCGACTTCGGTGTGCGGCACGCACAAGTTGGTGTGGCGCGTTTCGGCTACGAGTCGGCCAGGCATGCGGCGGATCTGACGAAACTCGATGTTGAGTCCGCGGCCGCGGGTGCTTTCTTTGACCTCGTTGCCGCGCGACAGCTCGACAAGGTGCAGCAGGCAAACGTGCAGCGCATGGAGGCCTTCTCCCGTTCAATTCACGTACTTGTCGACAACACTCTCCGTCCCGGCGCAGATGCATCGCAGGCCGATGCTCAACTGGCACAAGCGCGGACACTGCTCATTCAAGCGCAGACGCAGGAGAAGGTCCGGCTGGAGACTCTGGCAAACCTCTTGCAGATTTCGTCCGATCAGATACAAATCGACGACGCGGCTGTAATGGGAGATGTGCCTGCCTCATCCGATCAAAGCGGTTCAGTCGAGGCTAACCCGCTGGTTGAGCAACAGACCGCAATTCGCGATCAGGCGAAAGAGCAGCTTCATCTGTTGAATCGCTCGTGGGTGCCCTCGTTCTCACTGTATGGATCCGTTTCCGGACTTGGCGCCGGCCTGACAAGCGCGCCTGTTCCAGTGTTTCAAGGCGGAACGGCTGGGCTCGCGCCGCAGACGTACAACTGGCTCGCTGCCGCACAGGTAACGTTCCCCGCATTCCAGATCTTCACGCTGCATCCGCAGCAGAAAGCACAACAAGCTCAGCTCAGCGCAGCCGAAGCGAATCGAACGCGCGTGATGAGCGACGTTTCGGCGCAGCTGAAGGAAGCTCGCGCATTGCTCGCGGGAGCGAGAGCGGTAGCACAGAATACTCCCGTAGAACTTGATGCGGCACGCCAGAGCGAGCGGCAACAGCAGGCGCGCTATCAGGCCGGGCTGGCAACGGTGATAGAGGTCTCAGCCGCCGAGTCGGCGCTCGCGCAGGCCGAAGGCGACGATGCTGTTGCCAGGTTGAATGTCTGGCGCGGATTGGCCGGGGTCGCAGAGGAGGAGGGAGATCTCAACCCTTTCCTGCAACTGCTGCAGAGGAAACCGTGAACTCGCAGATGAGGAGCAAAGTCGAATGGGTCTGATTCGCGCAGCACTTCGCAGGCCGATCACGGTTCTCGTTCTGGTTGTTGCGCTCGCGTTGTCTTCGATCGTCGCGCTGATGCGCACGCGGATCGATATCCTGCCGTCACTCGATCTGCCAACGATTTATGTGGCGCAACCCTACGGAGGAATGAGCCCGCAGCAGATGGAGGGCTTCATCTCCTACTACTACGAGTACCACTTCCTCTACATCAATGGAATCGAGAGTGTTGAAGCGAAATCGATTCAAGGGACGGCGCTGCTGCGGCTGAATTTTCATCCAGGCACAGACATGAGTGAAGCGTTGGCGCAGACGATTTCTTACGTGAACCGCGCCCATGCATTCATGCCGCCTGGGACAGTCTCGCCCTTCGTCATTCGATTCGACGCCGGCACGCTTCCTGTCGGATATCTTGTCTTCTCCAGTCCATCGCGCACGCTCTCTGAGATTCAGGACCTCGCGCTGAATCGCGTGCGGCCGGTCTTCGCCACGCTACCAGGTGTCTCTTCGCCGCCGCCATTCGGTGCAAATCAGCGCACGATCATCCTCAACGTCAAACCTGACAAACTCCACGCCTACGGACTCTCGCCGCAGTCGCTGGTGCAAGCTCTTACCGCGGGCAACAGCATTCAGCCCGCGGGCAATGCGGATATCGGCACAACGAACACCCTTGTTTCAACGGATTCGACAGTCGTCGATTATCAGGACCTGTTGAACATTCCGCTCAAGACAGGCGCCGGCGCTGGCGTCTATATGCGGGACGTTGCCAGCGTCTCTGATACATCAGACATTCTGGCCGGTTACGCTCTCCTGAACGGGAAGCGCACCATCTACATTCCAGTTACAAAGCGACCCGATGCCTCGACCATCTCGGTGGTCAACGAAGTGCGGCAGAGTCTCAGCCGGTTCCAGTCGCTGCTGCCTAGCGACATCAATGTCAACTACGAGTTCGATCAATCGCAATATGTACGCTCCGCGCTGAACGCTGTTCTCCGGGAGGGATTGATCGGCGCGGCATTGACGGGGCTGATGGTCCTGCTGTTCCTACGCGATTGGCGTTCGTCGCTGATAGTGGTCATCACGATTCCATTCGCGCTGCTGGGCGCCGTGGTGGCGCTCAGACTCACCGGTCAGACCATCAACATCATGACACTGGGCGGACTCGCTCTAGCGGTCGGCGTGCTGGTTGATGAAGCGACCGTCCTGCTTGAGAACATTCACGTGCACGTTGAACAGGGAGAGACGACTGCACGCGCCGTCTTTTTGGCGAGCCGCGAAGTTGCCACTCCTCGTCTGCTCGCGATGTTGAGCGTGATGGCCGTCTTTCTCCCGTCTTTCTTCATGACTGGACCGGCGCACTCTCTGTTTCTGCCGCTGTCGCTGGCGGTCGGCTTCGCCATGGGCGCTTCTTACCTTTTATCGAGCACTCTCGTTCCGGTGATGGCGAACTGGCTCCTGCCCGACAAGGAACAACGGCAGGAACATGCGCAACAAGAAGGCCGATTCGCGCGCTTCCGCCGCCGCTACCATGGAGCTCTCGAGCGCGCGATGCGGTATCCGGCCTTGCTGCTCACCGGATACGCGGTTGTTGCCGCCATCGTGTTCGCGCTCGTCGCGACGCATATTCCGCGCGAGATCTTTCCCTCATCGGCTTCCACACAATTCAGGTTGCGCATCGACGCTCCTGATGGAACGCGCGTCGCCGTAACTGAAGATCTCGTTCGGCGCGTGCTAGCCTCCATCAATGACGAAGCCGGAGCGGGCAACCTCGACCTCAGCCTTGGCTACGTCGGAACTCAGGGGGCATCTTACCCAATCAACACAGTCTTCCTTTGGACGAGCGGCCCGCAACAGGCCGTCATCAATGTCGCCCTGAAGCTAGGAAGTGGGATCTCACTTCGCGATTTTGAGGAGCGTCTAAGAAGCCGGTTCGCGCGCGACTTCCCTGCCCTGCATTTCTCGTTTGATCCGGGTGACTTGGTCAGCCAGATTCTGAACTTCGGTTCTCCCTCTCTCGCGGAGGTCGCAATCACTGGGCCGCAGTACGGGGATGTGCAAGCGTACGCGGAGCGAGTCCGCCAGCAGCTTCTCAAAGTCGGCTCTTTGCGTGATGTGGAGTTCGAGGAGCCGCAGCACTACCCGGCGATCGATGTGCGCATCAACCGCATTCTGGCAGGGCAGTTGGGCGCGACCGCGACTGACGTTGGCACAGCGGTCGGGTCTGCTACTGCGTCCAGCAGATTTGTCGCTCCGAACTACTGGCGCGACCCGAAATCCGGGGTCAGCTACCAAGTCGAAGTAACTGTCCCGCAGGCCCAGATGACCTCGATGGCTGACGTGGCGAACATCCCGGTTTCCAGCACGACTGGCGCTCAGCCACTGCTCAGCCAGGTGGCGTCGATTCGGTCCACCAGCGTACCCGGCGAACTCGATCGTCAAAACGGCCAATGGATGCTGATCATCAGCGCCAATCCAGCGGGAAATAACCTTGGGACTGTTGCAAATGATGTGGACCGGGCGATTCGAGACGCGGGCGATCCACCACGCGGCGTAACCACCTCAGTGCGCGGGCAGATCAGCGCGCTGCGACAGATCTTTGGCGAACTCCTGATTGGCCTCAGCGCTGCCGTACTCGTGATCCTGCTTCTTCTCTCTGCGAACTTTCAATCCGTTCGTCTTTCGCTTGTGGTCGTGTCTACTGCTCCCGCGGTGCTGGTTGGCGTGGCGCTGATGCTGCTGGTGACAGGCACGTCACTCAACCTTGAGAGCTTCATGGGAACCATCATGGCCATCGGTGTTGCTGTTGCCAATGCAATCCTGCTCGTCACATTTGCGGAAAAGAATCGCCGCGCCGGAGTCGAACCACATAAGGCCGCTCGCGAGGCCGCCGCGGAGCGATTGCGCCCCGTTCTCATGACGAGCCTCGCCATGATCGCGGGCATGATCCCCATGGCTCTTGCCATCGGCCAAGGAGCGGAAGAGACCGCGCCGCTCGGCCGTGCAGTCATAGGCGGGCTGGCCGCAGCCACGCTGGCGACCTTGTTTCTGCTTCCCACCATCTTCGGAATCGTCCAAAGTAAGGCTTCCACTGAATCCGGTTCGCTCGATCCCGAAGATCCCGATAGCCGCTACTACTCTCCTGCCTCGGAGCCCTTGCGATGAGAATCTGCCTTATTGCCTCAGCGCTTCTGCTTGCTGCCCTGAGCGGCTGCGAAACGGGAAATACGAACAAGGCGAAACCCGCGCAGGCTACGGCTGCGCCTGATGTCGAAACCGTTCCCGTCACATCGCGCCAGCTCGACCTGAAAGTCAGTTTGCCCGCACAGCTTCTGCCGTATGAGTCTGTCGACATCTATCCCAAGGTGACCGGCTTTCTCGACTCCATTCGCGTGGATGTGGGCTCGCGCGTGACTCAGGGCGAGGAACTGATGCGCTTGTCTGCGCCGGAACTTGTGGCGCAACGCTCACAGGCTGAAGCGGCGGTACACGCGGCTGAATCGCAACTAGCTACTGCGCAGGCAAAGCTCGCCTCTGATCAGGGAACGTATCTGCACCTTTCGTCGGCAGCGGAGACCCCCGGCGTCGTCGCGCAGAACGACGTGATGGTTGCGGAGCAGACCGTTGCCGCCGATAAGGGGACCGTCTCCGCCGGTGAACATAATTTGGGCGCGGCAAAAGATGCGCTTCGCAGCGTCTCACAACTCGAGTCGTATCTCACGATCAAAGCGCCTTTCAGCGGCGTTGTGACCATTCGCAATCTACATCCCGGAGCGCTCACCGGGCCGGCCTCGGGTCAGGCCGGTTCGCAGCCGATCGTGCGCATCGTCGACACCGACCGTCTTCGCGTGGTTGTTCCCATTCCCGAAGCAGAAGTGGGGGAGATCAAACAGCAGGAGCCGGTTAGCTTCACAGTGCCTGCTTATCCGGGCGAAGTCTTCCACGCGCCGATTGCTCGGATCGCTCACGATGTGGATGTGAATACGCGGACGATGCATGTCGAACTCGACGTGCGGAACAGCGACGGCAAGCTCGCTCCCGGAAGCTTTGTGACTGTCTCGTGGCCTGTTCGGCGCCATGCCGCCACGCTGTTCGTCCCAGCAACAGCCGTCACCGGAGACCAACAGCACACGTTCGTGATCCGCGTCCGCGACAACAAGGCGGAGTGGGTTAATGTGCAAACCGGGCAATCTGCCAATGGCGAGACAGAAGTCTTTGGAGATCTGCATGCCGGCGACCAGATAGTCCGAATTGCCTCCGATTCCATCCGCAACGGTCAGAACGTCACGGTTCGCATGGCGAAGCAATCCTGAGCGCAGAAGAGGAACTCCCGATGGCAAAGCGGAGCAGCGCCAAATACCAGGATC from the Occallatibacter riparius genome contains:
- a CDS encoding TolC family protein encodes the protein MKTAVRRTQIALALSIVSLPLAVSAQDATPSQQTIHEPLTLQAAVQQAADRYPAIRAAEAQKEAARNAIGVAQAAYLPRADMLWQLNRATTNKANLTPLGQGIVPIPTEPARATTDQSQWNTLTGVLFSWQPFDFGVRHAQVGVARFGYESARHAADLTKLDVESAAAGAFFDLVAARQLDKVQQANVQRMEAFSRSIHVLVDNTLRPGADASQADAQLAQARTLLIQAQTQEKVRLETLANLLQISSDQIQIDDAAVMGDVPASSDQSGSVEANPLVEQQTAIRDQAKEQLHLLNRSWVPSFSLYGSVSGLGAGLTSAPVPVFQGGTAGLAPQTYNWLAAAQVTFPAFQIFTLHPQQKAQQAQLSAAEANRTRVMSDVSAQLKEARALLAGARAVAQNTPVELDAARQSERQQQARYQAGLATVIEVSAAESALAQAEGDDAVARLNVWRGLAGVAEEEGDLNPFLQLLQRKP
- a CDS encoding efflux RND transporter periplasmic adaptor subunit, producing the protein MRICLIASALLLAALSGCETGNTNKAKPAQATAAPDVETVPVTSRQLDLKVSLPAQLLPYESVDIYPKVTGFLDSIRVDVGSRVTQGEELMRLSAPELVAQRSQAEAAVHAAESQLATAQAKLASDQGTYLHLSSAAETPGVVAQNDVMVAEQTVAADKGTVSAGEHNLGAAKDALRSVSQLESYLTIKAPFSGVVTIRNLHPGALTGPASGQAGSQPIVRIVDTDRLRVVVPIPEAEVGEIKQQEPVSFTVPAYPGEVFHAPIARIAHDVDVNTRTMHVELDVRNSDGKLAPGSFVTVSWPVRRHAATLFVPATAVTGDQQHTFVIRVRDNKAEWVNVQTGQSANGETEVFGDLHAGDQIVRIASDSIRNGQNVTVRMAKQS
- a CDS encoding efflux RND transporter permease subunit codes for the protein MGLIRAALRRPITVLVLVVALALSSIVALMRTRIDILPSLDLPTIYVAQPYGGMSPQQMEGFISYYYEYHFLYINGIESVEAKSIQGTALLRLNFHPGTDMSEALAQTISYVNRAHAFMPPGTVSPFVIRFDAGTLPVGYLVFSSPSRTLSEIQDLALNRVRPVFATLPGVSSPPPFGANQRTIILNVKPDKLHAYGLSPQSLVQALTAGNSIQPAGNADIGTTNTLVSTDSTVVDYQDLLNIPLKTGAGAGVYMRDVASVSDTSDILAGYALLNGKRTIYIPVTKRPDASTISVVNEVRQSLSRFQSLLPSDINVNYEFDQSQYVRSALNAVLREGLIGAALTGLMVLLFLRDWRSSLIVVITIPFALLGAVVALRLTGQTINIMTLGGLALAVGVLVDEATVLLENIHVHVEQGETTARAVFLASREVATPRLLAMLSVMAVFLPSFFMTGPAHSLFLPLSLAVGFAMGASYLLSSTLVPVMANWLLPDKEQRQEHAQQEGRFARFRRRYHGALERAMRYPALLLTGYAVVAAIVFALVATHIPREIFPSSASTQFRLRIDAPDGTRVAVTEDLVRRVLASINDEAGAGNLDLSLGYVGTQGASYPINTVFLWTSGPQQAVINVALKLGSGISLRDFEERLRSRFARDFPALHFSFDPGDLVSQILNFGSPSLAEVAITGPQYGDVQAYAERVRQQLLKVGSLRDVEFEEPQHYPAIDVRINRILAGQLGATATDVGTAVGSATASSRFVAPNYWRDPKSGVSYQVEVTVPQAQMTSMADVANIPVSSTTGAQPLLSQVASIRSTSVPGELDRQNGQWMLIISANPAGNNLGTVANDVDRAIRDAGDPPRGVTTSVRGQISALRQIFGELLIGLSAAVLVILLLLSANFQSVRLSLVVVSTAPAVLVGVALMLLVTGTSLNLESFMGTIMAIGVAVANAILLVTFAEKNRRAGVEPHKAAREAAAERLRPVLMTSLAMIAGMIPMALAIGQGAEETAPLGRAVIGGLAAATLATLFLLPTIFGIVQSKASTESGSLDPEDPDSRYYSPASEPLR